The genomic interval CTGGATGGTTTGTTCCCTTTATCCACACTAGGAGAGTTGATTATGACCGCACTCAATTCCCCCCAGCTCTGGAGTTTTGGCACCCGCCAGGTGGTCTACAGCGCCATCGGGGCTGCTCTGTACGGTGCCTTTTCCTTGCTGACTAACTTGGTGCCCCTGCCCGCTGCTGGCAACATCACCTTTCGACCTGCCGTGGCGGTGTTGATTTTCTTTGGTCTTGCCTTTGGCCCTTGGGTGGGGTTCCTCTCGGGCCTGATCGGCAACACCCTGGGGGATATGCTGACGGGTTGGGGCTTCTTCTGGAATTGGAGCGTGGGGAATGGACTGATGGGGATGATCCCAGGGCTGGCCATGCTGATGATCACCGACTATCGCAACCGGGCCCAGATCTTCATGGCCATCGGCTGGGGCATCTTGGGGGTGGCCGTGGGGATGCTATTTGCCTCGCTGGTGGAAATTTTAGTCAGTGGTATCACAATTAACACAGCTCTGGTAGGTTACTTTACCCCGGCCTTTTTGGGCAACCTCGTGGTCACGGTGGTGCTGCTGCCGGTGTTGATGGTGGCCTTTGCGGCGGTAAAAACCCAGCGAGGTCGCTGATGCTGGTGTCCTGGAAATATCGACCTCGCTCGACGGTCATCCAGCGACTGGATCCCCGGGCCCGACTCATCTACCTAGCCTGTGTCATCGCCAGCCTAACGCTACTGGGCATCTGGGATCTGCGGCTGATTCTGCCTCTGTTTCTCTTTAATCTCAGTCTCTACAGCATGGCCCGTATCGAATGGCAGGATATCGGGCGGGCCTGGCTCTTTATTCTGGTTTTGCTGGTGGGCATCGTCGGGTTAAATGTGCTGGTGGGAGGGCGAGGGGGGCCGGCCTCTGTGCTAGAAGATACCTCAGACCCGATTGTTTCAATTCCCCTCGGTTGGTACACCCTACAGATCACAGCCGTTCGGCTGTTTTTTGCCGTCACTCAGCTTTTTCGGATGCTATCGATGGCCATTCTGGCCTTGATGATGCCCTATACCTTCGATCCCAACCTCTACGGGGTGGCCTTCCGCTGCCTGGGGGCTTCTGACAAAGTCGCCTTTACCATGGATCTGGCGTTGCGGTTTTTGCCCAGCTTTGCCCGTGACCTCAGCACGGTGGTAGATGCCCAACGAGCGAGAGGCTATGAGGTAGACAACCTCAAGGGCGGGATCCCGGCCCGGTTGTTGCGGCTAGCGCCTTTGCTGGTGCCAGTGACGATGCGCTCCATCCTGACGGGAGAGGAGGTAATCGACGCGATGGAGCTGCGGGCATTTGGGGTGGCGCCCCGCACTTGGCTGACCCAACTGCGGTTCACGACTCAAGACGATGTGCTGATGGGGATCGGCCTTGGGTTGATTGGACTATTCGGGATCCTGCGGTTTGGCTTTGGCCTCGGGGGGTTTTGGATGCCAGAGGGTCTGCGCTAGCGCCCCCTGAGCAAAAGTTGCTAGAGCATCTATCACTGATGTGGCTAGATCGCGGGATCCTCAATCCCAGAGAACTTAAA from Thermostichus vulcanus str. 'Rupite' carries:
- a CDS encoding energy-coupling factor transporter transmembrane component T family protein, yielding MLVSWKYRPRSTVIQRLDPRARLIYLACVIASLTLLGIWDLRLILPLFLFNLSLYSMARIEWQDIGRAWLFILVLLVGIVGLNVLVGGRGGPASVLEDTSDPIVSIPLGWYTLQITAVRLFFAVTQLFRMLSMAILALMMPYTFDPNLYGVAFRCLGASDKVAFTMDLALRFLPSFARDLSTVVDAQRARGYEVDNLKGGIPARLLRLAPLLVPVTMRSILTGEEVIDAMELRAFGVAPRTWLTQLRFTTQDDVLMGIGLGLIGLFGILRFGFGLGGFWMPEGLR
- a CDS encoding ECF transporter S component: MTALNSPQLWSFGTRQVVYSAIGAALYGAFSLLTNLVPLPAAGNITFRPAVAVLIFFGLAFGPWVGFLSGLIGNTLGDMLTGWGFFWNWSVGNGLMGMIPGLAMLMITDYRNRAQIFMAIGWGILGVAVGMLFASLVEILVSGITINTALVGYFTPAFLGNLVVTVVLLPVLMVAFAAVKTQRGR